The stretch of DNA CCGCGACAGCGCCAGGTTGTTGGCGGTGGCCAGGCCCAGCAGCGACAGCGACAGCACGTTCCAGAACAGCGCCATTTCCAGCGTGTCCGCATAGGCGCCCAGCAGCACGGTGCAGCCGCCGATGAAGCCGGCGATGATGAAGGCCTTGCGCACGGTGACGGCGTTGCGGCCGCTGGCGATCACGCGGTCGGCCGCCCAGCCGGCAATGGCGGCGACGATGGCGATGCCGGCAAAGCTGAAGAAGGTGTACAGCCCCGACTTGGCCAGCGACAGGCCGCGCTGCTCGACCAGGTAGGCCGGCATCCAGCTCATGCAGTAGAAGGTGAAGTAGCCGTAGCAGAAGTTGGTGATCATGCCGCCCCACACGACCGGGCTGGACAGGATGGAGGTGAAGGTCACCGACGACGCCTTGCGCCTGGCCGTGGCCAGTTGCTCCTTGTTCGGAAAGTCGTTGCGGACCAGTCCCAGCCAGGGCACCAGCCACAGCAGGCCGACGATGCCGGTGGCGACGAACATCACATTCCACGAGTAGTTGACGATCAGCCAGGCGCCGACCGGCGCACCGATGGCCGGGCCGAACTTGTTGCCCATCGCCAGCAGGCCGACCGCCAGGCCGTTCTGGCTCTCGTCGAAGTTGTTGCGGATCCAGCGGTAGCTGGCCGGGATCACAATCGCTTCGGTGGCGCCGATGATCAGGCGCATGATCACCAGCGCGGACAGGGCCGTCACCGCCCCCATCGCCGCCGTCGCCAGGCACCAGGCGGCAAAGCAGATCGCATACGGCCACTTGACGCCGTAACGGTCGGCCACCACGCCCATCGGGATCTGGAACAGGCCGTAGGACCAGAAGAAGGCGGCGTTGATCCAGCCGCGGTCCACGCTCGACAACGCGAACTCGCGCACGAAGTTGTGGTCCGCCAGCGCCGAAGAAATACTGGTGCGGTCGATGAAGGAAATCAGCACGCCCAGTGCCAGCAGCCCGAGTATGGTCCAGCGGCTGGCTGCGCCGTGTTTGTTCGTCTCCATATATTCTTTCTCGGCGCTCAGGCCAGGCTTGGATACAGCTGTTTGGCAGTCTTTTCAAAGATCCAGGCGCGGTCGTCGTCGCTCAGCGAGGCCAGCCCGTGCTGCGCGGTGGCGAGGATCTCGGCCAGCGTGCCGGGCGACGTCGGGAAGTTGGAGCCCCATGCCAGCCGCTGCGCGCCGAACGCTTGCACCACCGCCGGGAAGAAGGTGGCGGCGCTGGCTTTCTCCTTCTTGACGTCGCCGAAGATGCGCGGCGTCAGCTTGAAGTAGATGTTGTCCAGCGGCGCAAGGTCGAACATCGATTGGGCGTTGGCGTACGGCGCGCCATCGAGCACGTCCGGGCGACCCAGGTGGTCGAGGATGATCTTGACGCTCGGGAAGCGCTTGGCCAGCGCGGTCACTTGTGGCAGGCCGACCGGGCCGGTCTGGATGCACATCGGTAGATTCAGCTCGGCGCACAGCTCCCACGCCGGGAACGAGCGCGGATCGTCCAGTTCGCTCGGATCGAATTCCTTGGTGCTGCCGCCGGTGAACAGGCGCAGGCCTTGCAAACCGCGCGCGTGCCACTCGCGGATGCGTTGCGGTGCGTCTTCCTGCAACACGTCAACCGAGCCGACCGCGACCAGGCGGTCCGGGTATTTGTTGCAACCGTCGACCACGTAGCTGTTGTCGAAGCCGTAGGTGGTCGACGAGTGCACCACGGCGGCCTTGGCGACGCCGGCTGCGTCCATGGCGGCGATCAGCGCTTCGACCGTGCTGGGGCGTTCCTGCGACCAGTCGGAGCGCTTGCCAAACAGCGGCGCCGGTGGATAAGCCTGCTCGTCGTCCGAGATGATGTGCGGGTGGATGTCTACGATGGCAGTCATATTATTTACCTTGTGCTTTCAGGCGTTGATCCAGGCGCGGGAACACGCGGCGCGCGTTGCCTTCGAAAATCTTGTAGCGGTCTTCATCGCTCAGCGCGGCGATGCCATCGACGTAG from Duganella dendranthematis encodes:
- a CDS encoding MFS transporter, whose translation is METNKHGAASRWTILGLLALGVLISFIDRTSISSALADHNFVREFALSSVDRGWINAAFFWSYGLFQIPMGVVADRYGVKWPYAICFAAWCLATAAMGAVTALSALVIMRLIIGATEAIVIPASYRWIRNNFDESQNGLAVGLLAMGNKFGPAIGAPVGAWLIVNYSWNVMFVATGIVGLLWLVPWLGLVRNDFPNKEQLATARRKASSVTFTSILSSPVVWGGMITNFCYGYFTFYCMSWMPAYLVEQRGLSLAKSGLYTFFSFAGIAIVAAIAGWAADRVIASGRNAVTVRKAFIIAGFIGGCTVLLGAYADTLEMALFWNVLSLSLLGLATANNLALSRLTLIPKQAIGAVTGVQQVATSLAGGVAASLSGWLLHISGSYDLPMMVIFVFLIIGAVATAVLFRPEWAPKVTEPTAPANAPAEGARKSAA
- a CDS encoding amidohydrolase family protein gives rise to the protein MTAIVDIHPHIISDDEQAYPPAPLFGKRSDWSQERPSTVEALIAAMDAAGVAKAAVVHSSTTYGFDNSYVVDGCNKYPDRLVAVGSVDVLQEDAPQRIREWHARGLQGLRLFTGGSTKEFDPSELDDPRSFPAWELCAELNLPMCIQTGPVGLPQVTALAKRFPSVKIILDHLGRPDVLDGAPYANAQSMFDLAPLDNIYFKLTPRIFGDVKKEKASAATFFPAVVQAFGAQRLAWGSNFPTSPGTLAEILATAQHGLASLSDDDRAWIFEKTAKQLYPSLA